From a single Oceaniferula flava genomic region:
- a CDS encoding efflux RND transporter periplasmic adaptor subunit, giving the protein MFPNTLTTIARSLLASSLLSLPLAAATETDPSDGFLALQPEGIKNLGIQYELVEAKDFERTIFAVGHIREVPQNHSVLSSRIAGRIIEVRVFEGDRVKKGDVLVKVESRQPGSPPPVIELKAPRDGLVLASHIRLGEPVEPEKELLDIVDLTEVWATAQVPEDAVSQIKPGTKAHIRIPALGGEMIDGELLRFDTKADRAGGTIGAIFRVPNQTLRVRPGMRTEFSIVTSTRKNVMAVPREALQGDEANRVVYVKHLDIKNAFTRLPVETGESNDRYVEIVKGLFPGDEVVTKGSYALSFSSGSGISLKEALDAAHGHEHNADGSEMTAEQRTAKEKQSNPNDGSASLSPTVILLACSTGLLLVLLVVTSVRHSIAMKQVLSERESAE; this is encoded by the coding sequence ATGTTTCCTAACACCTTAACGACTATCGCGCGCAGCCTGCTCGCCAGCTCCCTATTATCCTTACCACTCGCCGCCGCGACCGAAACCGACCCCTCGGATGGCTTCCTCGCGCTGCAACCCGAAGGCATTAAAAACCTCGGCATCCAATACGAACTGGTCGAAGCCAAGGACTTCGAACGCACCATCTTCGCCGTCGGACATATCCGCGAAGTGCCACAGAACCACTCCGTGTTAAGCAGTCGAATTGCCGGCAGGATCATCGAGGTCCGGGTCTTCGAGGGCGATCGAGTGAAAAAGGGAGACGTGCTGGTGAAGGTGGAAAGCCGCCAGCCAGGCAGCCCCCCCCCGGTCATCGAACTCAAGGCACCGCGCGATGGCCTGGTGCTTGCCAGCCACATCCGACTCGGTGAGCCGGTGGAACCGGAAAAGGAGCTGCTCGACATCGTCGATCTCACCGAAGTCTGGGCCACCGCCCAGGTGCCGGAGGATGCGGTCAGCCAGATCAAACCAGGCACCAAAGCCCACATCCGCATCCCGGCGCTGGGCGGCGAAATGATCGATGGCGAACTGCTCAGGTTCGACACCAAGGCCGACCGTGCAGGCGGAACCATCGGCGCCATTTTCCGCGTCCCCAACCAAACGCTCCGCGTCCGCCCCGGCATGCGCACTGAATTTTCCATCGTCACTTCCACCCGGAAAAATGTGATGGCAGTGCCCAGGGAAGCTTTGCAAGGCGACGAAGCCAATCGCGTCGTCTACGTCAAACACCTCGACATTAAAAATGCCTTCACCCGCCTGCCGGTTGAAACCGGGGAGAGCAACGATCGCTATGTGGAAATCGTCAAGGGGCTCTTCCCCGGCGATGAAGTGGTCACCAAAGGGTCCTACGCCCTCAGCTTCTCGAGCGGCAGCGGCATCTCACTCAAGGAGGCGCTCGATGCGGCCCACGGCCACGAGCACAACGCCGACGGCAGCGAGATGACAGCGGAACAGCGGACGGCGAAGGAAAAGCAAAGTAATCCCAACGACGGCTCAGCCAGCCTGAGCCCCACCGTCATCCTACTGGCCTGCTCCACCGGTCTGCTGCTGGTCTTACTGGTCGTCACCAGCGTGCGTCATTCGATCGCGATGAAGCAGGTGCTGAGCGAGCGCGAGTCCGCCGAATAA
- a CDS encoding tetratricopeptide repeat protein, with amino-acid sequence MSEEITELTEAELPANVKALWLKAQSAFELKNYTYAISLCHAVLKSEPGFYDARKLARNAAASENSGKKKKKGLFGGSGLSLMKIPAMGKKDPVGAMAALETELVKAPFDGQANDLLFDCALRLNLLNTAAFALETVRRGSPENTKLLHKLAEHYLARDMPDEASAVYNDIVKQDAADMDAVKGAKDATARASMKKQKWEEAQSFRDVLKSSDESAEQENANRAAMTRDQMMEKLETLSAAYAGDNQNLSLVKDIASLYEQLEDWPNAYSFFQYAYDLSDKDVALQSKAAYMKDKAAEFQISELKKGVEADPENEELRQQYEAVMAERTGEQVEEAQQRVDRNPTDPQLRYELGLALYNSGDYSAAIPHLQQATRNPHIRTRVLLLLGRTFKAKDMHDLAIKQLSDALADLVGMDGTKKEVLYEKGLIHEDMGDKEAALNSFKQIYEVDYGYRDVAQRVEQSYSS; translated from the coding sequence ATGTCCGAAGAAATCACTGAATTGACCGAAGCCGAATTGCCAGCCAATGTGAAGGCTCTTTGGCTCAAGGCACAAAGCGCTTTTGAATTAAAAAACTACACGTATGCGATCAGCCTGTGCCATGCCGTGTTGAAATCCGAGCCTGGTTTTTACGATGCCCGCAAGCTTGCTCGTAATGCCGCCGCATCTGAAAATTCGGGTAAGAAAAAGAAGAAGGGTCTGTTTGGTGGCAGCGGTCTATCGCTGATGAAAATTCCAGCGATGGGCAAAAAAGATCCAGTCGGCGCCATGGCGGCCTTGGAGACCGAGCTGGTCAAAGCTCCCTTCGACGGACAGGCGAACGATTTGCTCTTCGACTGCGCGCTGCGCTTGAACCTTCTGAATACCGCAGCTTTTGCACTGGAAACCGTGCGCCGCGGATCTCCTGAAAATACTAAATTGCTGCATAAGCTGGCCGAACACTATCTGGCTCGCGACATGCCGGATGAGGCATCCGCTGTTTACAACGACATCGTCAAGCAGGACGCAGCTGACATGGACGCCGTCAAGGGGGCAAAAGACGCCACTGCACGGGCATCCATGAAGAAGCAGAAGTGGGAAGAGGCTCAAAGTTTCCGCGACGTGCTGAAGAGTTCAGATGAATCAGCCGAGCAAGAGAATGCCAACCGTGCGGCAATGACGCGCGACCAGATGATGGAAAAACTGGAAACCCTTTCCGCGGCTTACGCGGGAGACAACCAGAACCTCAGCCTGGTGAAGGATATCGCTTCTCTCTACGAGCAGCTCGAAGACTGGCCGAATGCTTACTCGTTCTTCCAGTATGCGTATGACCTTTCCGATAAGGATGTGGCCCTGCAAAGCAAGGCTGCTTACATGAAGGACAAAGCCGCTGAGTTCCAGATTTCTGAACTCAAAAAAGGTGTCGAAGCTGATCCTGAGAACGAAGAACTTCGTCAACAGTATGAAGCTGTCATGGCGGAGCGCACCGGCGAGCAAGTTGAAGAGGCTCAGCAACGGGTCGACCGCAACCCGACCGATCCCCAGCTGCGCTACGAGCTTGGACTGGCGCTCTATAACTCCGGCGACTACAGTGCTGCGATCCCTCACCTGCAGCAGGCGACTCGTAACCCTCATATCCGCACCCGTGTGCTCCTACTCCTCGGAAGAACTTTCAAGGCCAAGGATATGCACGATTTGGCGATCAAACAGCTTTCCGACGCACTGGCTGATCTGGTGGGTATGGACGGCACCAAGAAAGAGGTGCTTTATGAAAAAGGCCTTATTCACGAGGACATGGGCGACAAGGAAGCTGCGCTCAACAGCTTCAAGCAGATTTACGAGGTCGATTACGGCTATCGTGATGTGGCTCAGCGTGTGGAGCAATCCTACAGCTCCTAG
- a CDS encoding ATP-dependent helicase → MAREYRIASGKSKPGGSGIDYAAELNEQQYAAVASAPGPALVIAGAGSGKTRTLTHRVAYLLDQGVDPGNILLLTFTNKAAREMLERVQQLVPSDISALWSGTFHSIGNRILRRHADELGFTKSFSILDRDDQKSLMTEVVKSCNIDTGGRRFPKADLLASIFSLAENTSEDLNEILEIRYPHLEEWSDEIHEVQKGYRKKKKQTNSMDFDDLLILTLKLLQDDEDLRHLYQRKFRHVLVDEYQDTNKVQCDLIDLLVGEKQYLMVVGDDAQSIYSWRGADMSNILSFQEKYLEAQVFKIETNYRSTPDVLELSNAAIRPNKQQYEKELRAVREQGMTPALVPLDDPSIQAEFIGERIDELIGEGVEPEEIAVLYRAHYHSMEIQMELTRRQLPFQITSGLRFFEQAHIKDVSAMIRFVVNSRDEVSFKRMALLLPGIGAKTADNLWTAWTNSAAGRSVEVPKSFSETLLSFKVPAKAKDTWQQLCHTLDELAPDGKFERPSNMIFSILEGVYQEYMSVSFDNHEHRRNDIEQLMQYGESYEDVLEFLAQLSLMSSVDGDPNNKEKKDEGVMLSSIHQAKGLEWKVVFLVWLADGMFPNGRVLESDDEEMLEEERRLFYVAVTRAKDQLYLTYPMTNPKSYTGDYMTRPSRFLDAIPTELTEEWKVSAW, encoded by the coding sequence ATGGCGCGTGAATACCGGATAGCATCAGGCAAAAGTAAACCAGGCGGTTCAGGCATCGACTATGCCGCCGAACTCAACGAGCAACAGTATGCCGCCGTGGCATCCGCTCCTGGCCCAGCCCTTGTGATTGCTGGTGCCGGATCAGGCAAAACGCGCACCCTGACCCACCGTGTTGCCTATTTATTGGATCAGGGTGTGGACCCTGGCAATATTCTGCTGCTGACCTTCACCAACAAAGCCGCTCGTGAGATGTTAGAGCGGGTGCAGCAACTGGTGCCCAGCGATATCAGCGCGCTTTGGAGCGGCACCTTCCACTCCATCGGAAACCGGATCTTGCGCCGACACGCCGACGAGTTAGGCTTCACCAAGTCCTTCTCCATCCTCGATCGCGACGACCAGAAGTCGCTGATGACCGAGGTGGTGAAAAGCTGCAACATCGACACTGGTGGTCGACGTTTCCCCAAGGCTGATCTGTTGGCATCGATCTTCAGCCTGGCGGAAAACACCAGCGAAGACCTCAATGAAATCTTAGAAATCCGCTATCCCCACCTCGAAGAGTGGTCGGATGAAATCCACGAAGTTCAAAAGGGCTACCGGAAGAAAAAGAAGCAGACGAACTCGATGGATTTCGATGACCTGTTGATTCTGACCCTTAAGCTGCTTCAGGACGATGAGGATCTGCGCCATCTCTATCAGCGCAAATTCCGCCACGTGCTGGTGGACGAGTATCAAGATACTAACAAGGTGCAGTGTGATCTGATTGATCTTCTGGTCGGTGAGAAGCAATACCTGATGGTGGTTGGCGACGATGCTCAGTCGATCTACTCCTGGCGTGGTGCCGACATGTCGAACATTCTCAGTTTCCAAGAGAAATACCTCGAGGCCCAAGTTTTCAAAATCGAGACCAACTATCGCTCCACCCCGGATGTGCTTGAGCTCTCGAATGCGGCGATCCGTCCTAACAAGCAGCAGTATGAAAAAGAACTGCGAGCCGTCCGCGAGCAGGGGATGACTCCTGCGCTGGTGCCCTTGGACGATCCGTCGATTCAGGCGGAATTCATCGGCGAGCGTATTGATGAACTGATCGGCGAGGGTGTCGAGCCGGAAGAAATCGCGGTGTTGTATCGGGCGCATTACCACAGCATGGAAATCCAGATGGAGTTGACCCGACGTCAGCTACCGTTCCAGATCACCAGTGGCTTGCGTTTCTTCGAGCAGGCGCACATCAAGGACGTCTCGGCGATGATTCGTTTTGTGGTCAATAGTCGCGACGAAGTGAGCTTCAAGCGCATGGCTCTGCTGCTCCCGGGGATCGGGGCGAAGACCGCCGACAACTTATGGACGGCGTGGACCAACTCCGCCGCCGGACGCAGCGTCGAGGTTCCGAAGTCGTTTTCCGAAACCTTGCTGAGCTTCAAAGTGCCGGCGAAGGCGAAGGACACCTGGCAGCAACTCTGTCACACCCTCGACGAACTGGCGCCCGATGGAAAATTCGAGCGACCGTCGAACATGATCTTCAGCATCCTCGAGGGCGTCTATCAGGAATACATGAGTGTCAGCTTCGACAACCACGAGCACCGGCGCAACGACATCGAACAGCTGATGCAGTATGGTGAAAGCTACGAAGATGTGCTCGAATTTCTCGCCCAACTTTCGCTTATGTCCTCGGTGGACGGTGATCCTAACAATAAGGAGAAAAAAGACGAAGGGGTGATGCTTTCCTCCATCCACCAGGCGAAAGGTCTGGAGTGGAAGGTGGTCTTCCTGGTCTGGCTGGCTGACGGCATGTTCCCGAACGGGCGCGTGCTGGAGTCCGATGATGAGGAGATGTTAGAGGAGGAAAGGCGACTGTTTTACGTCGCGGTCACTCGAGCCAAGGACCAGCTCTATCTGACCTATCCGATGACCAATCCGAAGAGCTACACTGGCGATTACATGACCCGGCCGTCGCGTTTCCTCGATGCCATTCCCACGGAGCTGACCGAGGAGTGGAAGGTGTCAGCGTGGTGA
- a CDS encoding TolC family protein → MYFPSFLPAIPHSKMACAALTAALFTLSAPFSAGAESLVVSLGSIPDRIKKQNPDLAAARYRIAEAYGRLRQSGRHSNPQLELGASHNKDFRERAFSIGVARKFPVTNRLALEKAVSLSAVRQAEAEVRDVERRLVEQSRLITVKILALRNHKQLLQKQLKVCTQLAEYISNAAAKGEGSILDAGQAKLEAAQLGNQLRQLDAEAATLMGNLKPLLGMTVNHSLVVTGHLPEISTPSRSVDPNDRPDLKAAKIAIQQADHAAALERAKSRDDIEVSISGSIERSEDAPEGYETETTVGIGLKIPLPLYNKNEGAIEAADARKQRKEKEAKALAHHIRHEAATAHREMQEWAKLAREVSDTLLPLAQAQADLADEAYRNGQGDLQANLRTREQLLRLASSRLDALREFHLARVRYQSALAR, encoded by the coding sequence ATGTATTTCCCATCATTCCTCCCGGCCATCCCCCATTCCAAGATGGCCTGTGCAGCGCTCACCGCTGCCCTTTTCACCCTCTCAGCCCCGTTTTCCGCTGGCGCTGAATCTCTCGTCGTTTCTCTGGGGTCGATTCCAGACCGCATTAAAAAACAAAACCCCGACCTCGCCGCAGCACGTTATCGGATCGCGGAGGCCTATGGCCGCTTGCGCCAGTCGGGACGCCACAGCAACCCGCAGCTGGAACTCGGAGCCTCGCACAACAAGGACTTCCGCGAGCGCGCGTTCAGTATTGGCGTCGCGCGCAAGTTTCCGGTGACCAATCGGCTCGCGCTGGAAAAAGCCGTCTCCCTCTCCGCCGTGCGACAGGCCGAAGCCGAGGTGCGCGATGTCGAGCGGCGCCTGGTCGAGCAGAGCCGACTGATCACCGTCAAAATCCTCGCCCTGCGCAACCACAAGCAGTTGCTGCAAAAGCAGCTGAAGGTCTGCACCCAACTCGCCGAGTACATCAGCAACGCCGCCGCCAAAGGTGAAGGGTCCATCCTCGATGCCGGCCAGGCGAAACTCGAAGCCGCCCAGCTTGGCAACCAACTCCGCCAGCTCGACGCCGAGGCCGCCACCTTGATGGGCAACTTGAAGCCGCTGTTAGGTATGACGGTGAACCATTCACTGGTCGTCACCGGCCACCTCCCGGAAATCAGCACCCCGAGCCGATCAGTCGACCCGAACGATCGGCCGGACCTGAAAGCGGCCAAGATCGCCATCCAACAAGCCGACCATGCCGCCGCGTTGGAACGGGCGAAGAGCCGCGACGATATCGAGGTTTCCATTTCCGGCAGCATCGAACGCAGCGAGGACGCACCGGAGGGCTACGAAACCGAGACCACGGTCGGCATCGGACTGAAGATCCCCCTGCCCCTTTACAACAAAAACGAAGGAGCCATCGAAGCGGCGGATGCCCGCAAACAGCGGAAGGAAAAAGAGGCCAAAGCGCTGGCGCACCATATCCGTCACGAGGCGGCAACGGCCCACCGGGAGATGCAGGAATGGGCTAAACTAGCCAGGGAGGTCTCCGACACACTTCTGCCCCTCGCCCAGGCCCAGGCCGACCTAGCCGATGAGGCGTATCGCAACGGCCAAGGAGACCTGCAGGCGAACCTGCGCACCCGTGAGCAGCTGCTTAGGTTGGCGAGTTCGCGACTCGATGCCCTGCGCGAGTTCCACCTCGCACGCGTCCGTTACCAATCGGCCTTGGCCCGCTAA
- a CDS encoding efflux RND transporter permease subunit, with translation MLNKLIRFSLAQRGLILTIALVLLAMGYYRATQLPVEVLPDLTKPTVTILTESPGLAPEEVETLVTVPLENSLMGVTGVTRLRATSDVGLSLIFVEFDWGTDIYQARQFVQERLMGSSETLPKDVVPYMTPVASLMGNIMLLGITDPSGSMEPSELRTMADWTIARRLQGIRGIAEVLSMGGGIKQLQIQPDPEKMLAHDITFDELHKAAQHVVNNTTGGFLTESTQEIMVRNLAMTTDLDALGNTVVKQVNDRSIRIKDVARVEWGIEPMRGDASANGDRGVVVSITKSPGFDTLALTKEVDATLEELRKSLPPGVVLTPIYKQSEFIDLSFHNLIEALWLGGIMVCLILFLFLMNFRVTLITLTSIPLSLGIAILVFDLFDLSVNSMTLGGLAVAIGMVVDDAIVDVENVFRRLKENANHEVPAPKLEVIAAASSEVRSSILYATALIILVFIPLLALSGVEGRLFTPIAIATIVSMAASFVVSLTVIPVLSSLLLNPKQNKKSKESALVRAMKWVLKNTWLKVALAQPFTVIGAASMLLITAALLYPQMGNNFLPSFREPTAVIATTTAPGTSLKQTTELADTASKMLMAIDGVKTVGYRAGRAERGDHVVPVSTVEFEVDFDSESDRSRSDIMEEVRQVMSAKNLPGTFSAMSSPLEDRIGHMLSGVSAQIAIKIKGDDLDELRRIGTEIQTIARAIPGLEEARVEQQAPIPQLRIEVDRERAQAYGITPGELNDRLATLLGGETVSEIYEGQRIFDVVVKLPQEWRESPERLANMYIDTSSGLRIPLKNLADIRQAKGPNTIMRENTQRRFVVSINPTSKDLVSLVEDLQKQVAQKVDLPDGYFISYEGQYVAQQEASKRIALMSVLVLVIIAFLLYSYFGTAVFTLQVLADIPIALIGGIVLTYLTLNNISIATLVGFIAVAGIAARNSIMMISHYLHLMKHEGEGFTREMIERGTLERLVPVLMTALSAGIALLPLVVNMGFLPFLPDSNPTEAPGKEILNPVAIVIVGGLVTSTFLGLGVTPAVFWAFGRKAAQRALENEAPATQ, from the coding sequence ATGTTAAACAAGCTAATCAGATTCTCCCTGGCGCAACGGGGACTCATTCTAACCATCGCCCTGGTGCTGCTCGCGATGGGCTACTACCGCGCCACCCAGCTCCCTGTGGAGGTGCTTCCCGATCTCACCAAACCCACGGTGACCATCCTCACCGAGTCGCCGGGCCTCGCCCCCGAGGAGGTGGAAACCTTGGTCACCGTGCCCTTGGAAAACAGCCTGATGGGCGTCACCGGGGTGACTCGACTTCGGGCCACCAGTGACGTCGGACTCTCGCTGATCTTTGTTGAGTTCGACTGGGGAACCGACATCTATCAGGCGAGGCAATTCGTCCAGGAACGGCTCATGGGCAGCTCCGAAACCCTTCCCAAGGACGTGGTTCCCTACATGACCCCGGTGGCCTCGTTGATGGGAAACATCATGCTGTTAGGCATCACCGACCCCAGCGGCAGCATGGAGCCCAGTGAGCTTCGCACCATGGCAGACTGGACCATTGCGCGTCGACTCCAGGGGATCCGCGGCATCGCCGAGGTGCTCTCCATGGGCGGTGGGATCAAGCAGCTCCAGATCCAACCGGATCCGGAGAAAATGCTCGCTCACGACATCACCTTCGACGAGCTCCACAAGGCCGCACAGCACGTGGTGAACAATACCACCGGCGGATTTCTCACCGAAAGCACCCAGGAAATCATGGTCCGCAATCTGGCCATGACCACCGACCTGGATGCCCTCGGCAACACCGTGGTCAAGCAGGTGAACGATCGCTCAATCCGGATCAAAGACGTGGCTCGCGTCGAGTGGGGCATCGAACCGATGCGCGGTGACGCCTCCGCCAATGGCGACCGTGGTGTCGTCGTCAGCATTACCAAATCCCCCGGCTTCGACACCCTGGCGCTGACCAAGGAAGTGGACGCCACTCTGGAAGAGCTACGCAAAAGCCTGCCACCGGGCGTGGTGCTGACCCCCATTTACAAACAATCCGAGTTCATTGACCTCTCGTTTCACAACTTGATTGAGGCGCTCTGGCTCGGCGGCATCATGGTCTGCCTGATCCTGTTCCTCTTTTTGATGAACTTCCGGGTCACCCTGATCACGCTCACCTCCATCCCGCTGTCACTCGGCATCGCCATCCTGGTATTCGATCTCTTCGACCTCAGTGTCAATTCGATGACCCTTGGCGGTCTGGCCGTGGCGATTGGTATGGTGGTGGACGACGCTATTGTGGATGTTGAAAACGTCTTCCGCCGACTGAAGGAAAATGCCAACCACGAGGTGCCGGCACCCAAGTTAGAGGTCATTGCCGCAGCCTCCTCGGAGGTGCGTAGCTCCATCCTCTACGCCACGGCATTGATCATTCTGGTCTTCATCCCGCTGCTGGCGCTCAGCGGTGTCGAGGGACGTTTGTTCACCCCCATTGCCATCGCCACCATCGTCAGCATGGCCGCCTCCTTTGTCGTCTCGCTGACTGTGATCCCTGTGCTTTCCTCACTCTTGCTCAACCCGAAACAGAATAAGAAGAGCAAGGAGAGCGCACTGGTCCGGGCCATGAAATGGGTGCTGAAAAACACCTGGCTGAAAGTGGCCCTCGCCCAGCCGTTCACGGTGATCGGCGCGGCCTCCATGCTGCTGATCACGGCGGCTCTGCTCTACCCGCAGATGGGCAATAATTTCCTGCCCTCATTCCGCGAGCCCACGGCGGTGATCGCCACCACCACCGCCCCCGGCACCTCACTGAAGCAAACCACCGAGCTGGCCGATACCGCCAGCAAGATGCTGATGGCCATCGATGGGGTGAAAACCGTCGGCTACCGGGCCGGTCGGGCCGAACGGGGCGATCACGTGGTGCCAGTCTCCACCGTCGAATTCGAGGTCGATTTCGATTCCGAGAGCGACCGCAGCCGCAGCGACATCATGGAAGAAGTCCGCCAGGTCATGAGCGCCAAGAACCTCCCCGGCACCTTCTCCGCGATGAGCAGCCCGCTGGAGGACCGGATTGGTCACATGCTCAGCGGCGTGTCGGCCCAAATTGCGATCAAGATCAAGGGTGACGACCTCGACGAGCTGCGCCGCATCGGCACCGAGATCCAAACCATCGCCCGCGCCATCCCCGGGCTGGAGGAAGCCCGGGTGGAACAGCAAGCTCCCATCCCCCAGCTGCGGATCGAAGTCGACCGCGAACGGGCCCAGGCCTACGGCATCACCCCGGGTGAATTGAACGACCGCTTGGCCACCCTGTTAGGCGGCGAAACGGTTTCCGAGATCTACGAAGGACAGCGCATCTTCGATGTCGTGGTGAAACTGCCCCAGGAGTGGCGGGAGTCGCCGGAACGTCTGGCGAACATGTACATCGATACCTCGAGCGGCCTCCGCATCCCCTTGAAAAACCTCGCCGACATCCGTCAGGCTAAGGGGCCGAACACCATCATGCGCGAAAACACCCAGCGCCGTTTTGTAGTCAGTATCAACCCCACCAGCAAAGACCTCGTCTCACTGGTCGAGGATTTACAAAAGCAGGTAGCCCAGAAAGTGGATCTGCCCGACGGCTACTTCATCAGCTATGAGGGGCAGTATGTCGCCCAGCAAGAGGCCTCGAAACGGATCGCGCTGATGTCGGTGCTGGTGCTCGTCATCATCGCCTTTCTGCTCTACTCCTACTTTGGCACAGCGGTCTTCACCCTGCAGGTGTTAGCGGACATCCCCATTGCCTTGATCGGGGGGATCGTGCTGACTTATCTGACCCTCAACAACATCAGCATCGCCACCCTAGTCGGCTTCATCGCCGTCGCCGGCATTGCGGCGCGAAACAGCATCATGATGATCTCCCACTACCTCCACCTGATGAAACACGAAGGCGAAGGGTTCACCCGCGAGATGATTGAACGAGGCACCTTGGAGCGACTCGTCCCCGTGCTGATGACCGCCCTCTCCGCCGGCATCGCCCTGCTCCCGCTGGTGGTCAATATGGGCTTCCTTCCCTTCCTGCCGGATTCCAACCCTACGGAAGCACCAGGGAAAGAAATATTGAATCCCGTGGCCATCGTCATCGTCGGAGGGCTGGTCACATCCACCTTCCTCGGCCTTGGAGTCACGCCCGCCGTATTCTGGGCCTTTGGTCGCAAAGCGGCGCAACGCGCACTGGAGAACGAAGCCCCCGCCACCCAGTAA